The following DNA comes from Syngnathoides biaculeatus isolate LvHL_M chromosome 18, ASM1980259v1, whole genome shotgun sequence.
TCAGGTTAAAGGTCACAATACTTgtgggaaaagtttgaaaatgattgCTCTCAATTTGGTTTTTATGACATCACAAAAGACCCGCTGGCATTTCCacgggggtgtgtagactttttatcgCCACCGAAGCAAGATGCAGGGAAATATTGAGAGCTGGCAGCGAAGTacgtacgaaaaaaaaaaacaagagagcaaagcGCTCGGCGGTCACAAGTTGATGCGGCTCGGTCGCACTCGGCGTCCGGAACCGAGTCCGGCGGACGGCCGTCCCCCGCGCGCATTCCTCGACCGGGCCCAAAGGGAAACAATTCAAGTGGATTGTGTGGCCGTTTGTTGGGCCGGGCTAAGTGGCGCGATTGTGTGCTATCGGCGGGTGAGCGTGAGCCCATTAGCATTGCAAATCGGCACCGCTCTCCGTTCTGATCCCTGGCAAAAGAGCACCGGACGTGTTTTTATACGCGATTGTTTTCCAATGCGTCCGTTTTGGCGCATCACTCCAGGCCCCCTCGCGTGATGTCGCACTTTTGCGGCGCCCTCGTAGGCGGACGCTGGCGTCACGTGACACGCGGTGCCAGGTCCAGAGGGGGGCACCGGGGGGCCCCTCGTCTCTCTCCGTGTCAGTCCGCTTGTCATCGCCGCCTCGTATGCCGCTCACGCCTCCCGCTGAGCCCGGTAACaacgctcatgtttatttttccgGATCTCGATGATGATTTTGTTTCGATTaagtgtttcattttttaattttaaagccGATATGTGGACAGTTCTTCGAGGAGGGCGCGAGAAACTCGACCGCTCAAGTGTTGTCAGTTGTCGCTTGGGGACGAACGCTTCAAAGCGAAGACATTTTCAGTTCATGTAGCTTTGACCTCgtcaatttcatccattttcttcttttttgtgtaCATCATAGATAGATGCATAGATCAAGATAGAGCCTGGATCTTCTTTCTATGCCAGCAACTTATATCGACGggcagaaaaatgaaatgttccgCCATCCGCACGGTACCAGAAACAGGCTGGAGTCGTGCGAACGAATCAGCTTTCGGTCTGAAAGGGGGAGCCCAAATCCGCGTCGGGAGTCGAACATTGTGAGGCTCGGGGAAGGCCCAAATCTTTCCTGTGTTTGTGTCTTCCAGACCCGGAGCAAAAGATGAGCTGGGCCTCGTTCTACGCGCTCATCAGCGGCGTCAACAGACACTCGACGGGAATCGGTCGCGTTTGGATCTCCCTGCTGTTCATTTTGCGCATCCTGGTGCTGGCGGTGGCGGCCGAGAGCGCCTGGGGCGACGAGAAGTCGGCCTTCGCTTGCAACACCCAGCAGCCGGGCTGCGACAGCGTGTGCTACGACCACTTCTTCCCGGTCTCTCACGTCCGCCTGTGGGCCCTGCAGCTCGTCCTGGTCTCCGCTCCCGCCCTGCTCGTCGCCACGCACGTGGCCCACCGGCGCCGCGCCGCCCGCCGCCTCTGCGAGCTGTCGGGCAAGAGCAACCCCAAGGACCCGGAGCAGATTCGGCGCCAGAAGACGGAAATCACCGGTGCCCTCTGGTGGACGTACGTCATTAGCCTGTTGTTGCGGGTGGCGCTGGAGGTGACCTTCCTGTACGTCTTCTACGCGATCTACCCCGGATTCAAGATGATCCGCCTGGTCAAGTGCGACTCGTACCCGTGCCCCAACACGGTGGACTGCTTCGTGTCCCGGCCCACCGAGAAAACCGtcttcaccgtcttcatgcTGGCCGCCTCGGGCGTCTGCGTGCTGCTCAACGTGGCCGAAGTCGTCTTCTTGGTGGCCAAGGCCCGCGGCGGGCACGGGGCCGACGCCACCGCCGGGGCttggctccagcacaagctCGTCGTGGGCAAATGGAGCTAACGCTGCAGCTAACGGGCAAGTGAATATTTCATACGCACCAAAGCGGTGGGTCGGCTCAGCGGCTTCACGAGGCCTATTGTGGAGGGGGTCGGGTGGGAGTCCTCCCCTTCCACTATCATTTTGTTGTCAATCTTTGGCGCATTCAGTCCCCCGAAACAATTTTgtaggtaataaaaaaaaatattggcgaTTCACCCCACCCCAGCCCCCCTTTGTCAagatttgggtgggggggggatttaaaaaaaaaagaaaaataccccGACCCCATAAATCGTGGCCCCCCCCCACTATACTACGCCGACAATGCACGTGTGCATTCTTAAATCAGCCTTGGGAAACGTTTTCAACTGAAGGCCCAAATTCATAAAAGAAAAGTCCAAACAAGCACACATAAATCCAAGGATGAATTAAAAATCTCCGCTCAAAACGTTACAGATTGTTCAATTGAATTGAGTTTTGCCTCTTAGTTCTTGTGCGTTGCATTGCTCGTTTTGTGTGTCGTTCGGTACACGAGGTGGATTTTGTTCCGAGGGTGAAATGAACCGCAAGACAGCCGCCAAGTGGACCAGGACGTTTTTTACGTTTTTACGAGCGACGCGCTTGGGATCATTTTGACCGCTGCAGATGGTGACGCCATCGGGTCATCGTTAAAAAGTCGCCTCAGCCCTGTTCAAATGctcaagataaatcatttcaaaatccaCCATCAATGTATACAttgattttgttgtcattgttcaGCTTTCCAGCAGAACCCTCAATTAAATCAatctttatcctcacgagtgttgccTTGTATTTGGAACAGTTGACAGGCTGGTGCCCGATCGTACGGAAGTAGATtagcgccaccaggatttgaatttgaagtattttcaatagttgtatttcagtctgacttttcaatgtcaacaattcaactggctacaatttgccgtctgaaattcagccaacagccagccaatcgcaggtacgctttcttagtcatgtgactAAGATTCCAATTTTtaggcacagacggtgaattttagacagcaaattgtagcaactattgaagatatgatcactttacatttcaaattcaaagccTGGTGGACTTCCATAGATTGCACCAACACGGCCGCGTTGGCACATGTTGTTGCCCGTTGTCGTGCCGCGCCAAATCTTTCCGACTGACGGCCAGAAAGTTCGATCTCATATCACATTTGTCCGCAATTTTGGGAATCGAGAGACACGCGAGCCCCCTTTGAAAAGTGGATCCGTGGAACGAATTCTGCCGTTTTCAAAGATATTTTGGACGACTTTCGGCATCGCTATAAGATTTTGCGGCAAGGCGGCCCCGTGTGTTGATCTCCTCAAACGAAGCAGGTAAGCCAAAGCGACCCAAGAACGAGCAATCTTTATTACTTTCAAACAACGATCATTatattaataacaaaaaaaaaaaaaaagtatatgtaAGAATGCTGCACAGTTCAATGACTTGAGGAATCAAATAGTCCCACACTCGCTCGGATTTAGAAATCCAGCTTTATGGAATTCAAATCATAAAATCACAACAGAGCAGTCACATGAAATTGTCTCCAATAAATTCCCGACTACTTCCCGAACAAAAAGATGACGCGATTCCGGTGAAATGTGCGACTGTCTATCAAACGGAAATTCAAACATTAAAATCTCACACACGGAGCGAGCTTGCTTGCTTGCAAATTGTCGGCTTTGCATTTCAATTCTTATATTTGAGCGCGCTttcaaaataattcattcaaTTCTCATCAGGGACAGTTGtataacaaaaatacatttaatactATACCATTCCGTATCTTTTCAATCAGATCAATACATATTTTATCAATGAGGCTCAAGTTTATCTGTCGTATCTTCACTCTTTCAATGCATCAGGAAATAACGCGCACGGCTTTCGGCTTCAATTCCTGACGCCGTCAGTCGTCTACGTGTTGCATTATTTACTTTGacatgaaacttgaaattaacTTCTGATGCTGGTTTGCACTAACAACTGCAGTACAGAATACAAAGGTTAAATGCTAGAACACGTACAAGTAATCAGCAGCTCTCCAATCCCTTTTGGAACAatccgacaaaaaaaaaaaagatgaaaagctaCAAGGAGGCTTTTGGACCGGGACGCCATCCGCCGATAACGTGCCACAAGCGCTAACAGAAAGCAACACGTGTGCTTTGCATGTCGTCCGAGGCAGGGCAGCGTCATATTGCTGCGCTACAGCAATCTTGGGGAACTTCAAAACTACGATAAAACAGTGGAAAGCACCCTGAGATGGGATCAAAACCTCCCAGGAAATCCTTCGATGGCGTTCACGAGCGGCGCCTGTCCCGCGACGCAGAGTCCACTTTGGTGAGACCAAAACGTCAGGGGACTACGGCTTAGAACGAGTGACCAGATGAGCCTCCTCCGAACAacttgacaggaaaagcacggATACGTCACGTCGCCCAGAAGCGTGAACTGTGCGGAGGCCGCTCGAAAGCAAAAGTCGGCGGCGAAAGAAAGACGCGATGCAGAAATGGGGAAACCGCCGAGGATGGAGGCCAAAACCGCTGAGCGAAGCACGAATGTCAGACTTTGAAAAGCCGCGTGCACCTTGAAAGGATTTGGCGCCTCGGCCCTTTTCAAGCCTCGTCcgtcattattattttgaatatgtCCGATCACTTGCTATTTCCCGTTAGCTTCAGCTGGGCCGCTTGGGCTCGGGACACTTTCTCGTCGACGTCGACGCGTCTCTCGAAGAAGCCGACGACGGCCGGCTCGTTGAGCAGCGAGGCGAGGATCTGCTCGAACGAGAAGGACCAGTCCGCCTCGGGGGGCTCGGCTCCGGTTTCCCGGGGGCCGGCGCCGGACGGGCCGCCGGCCTCCTGCAGCCTGCGTCCCGCCTCCTCCATCAGCAGGAGGAGGCCGGTCACCCGGGCCACGGCGCGGTACAGCGACTCCTCCGCTGCGTCGCCGTGGAAAATGTTGTACAGGGTCTTGGAGAACTGAATGAACTGAGCCTGAGATTGAGAAAAGCACATTTAGACCAATCTCTTTTAAACGGGACACACTGAACAGAAATTCCGGACCCGCTCGCAGTAGGTGAACACGGCCATACTGACTGAGACCGTCTGAACATTGCTTTGGCGTTTTCTCCCTGCTGCACACGTTCAAACGTACTGAAAGACCCTCGTAGACGTTTTTGCAACACAAAATAAGGAGGAAACGGCTGGAAAACACGTGTTCAGCGCAAACGGACCTCAAGACATCAAGACCGAAATGACGCCAGCGCTTTGGACGCTGCAACGACAACATGTCAGGCGCCCGGCAGGCTGTTCCACTTGCTGGCTTGGAAGGTGGGGGCCCTTGGGGGGCCCACGGGATTCCTACTCACGACCCCAAACGCAAAACCTGCACTTACGGACTGCGGATGCAGCAGTCTCGCCACGATTCTTTAGTTTTGGCTTTCCaatcccacttcttttttttttttttaaaaaacattgtggCATTTCCAATATGTAATTATTTCATATGTCAATTATTGGATACAAGATCTGTTTGCTTATCCATTTTTGAGGGGGGCTTACAGCACGGCTGGCGCGTGTCTGGACGAGAGCGGCGGTCAACAGCAGCTTCCGCTCGCCGTGTTTATTTGTCCCCGTGCACCCGGCGCTCGAACGACGGCCGAAAAGTGCACGAGCGACTGCGACTCCCTTTTCCCGCATTCCGCTAAGTACGGCGGGAGGAAAAAGCGTGTGAACGCTTGGGAATTTTCAGAAATTTCGGCATTCATTGGTCccaaaatgaagaagaagaagaagaaaaaaaaaaaaaagcttcacctCATACCAGACACTCCGCAGCAGAATTTCCGCCGTTTATGGAAATCATTGTtcgtatgaaaaacaaaactatacaaacagaaaaaaggGGAATTACACCAATTTGTGAGTCTTTGTCCGCCTGCCAGGGTGTGCGGAATTACACAACCACACACGAGCTATCGTTAAGTCGGGAAGCGTTGTCGTAACTCTCGACCGAGCCGATTCATTGCGTGACCTGATTAATTCTGGGAAGGTCCTTGATGCTTTCCTCTTTCCTCAGGATTTCGTTCTGCCATTGTTTCAGGTAGGCCTGCAGGTCCACTTTGCCTCGAcctgtcaatttaaaaaaaaatatttgcagtggCACAAAGCGTACGTACGTTCGTACGTACGTACGAACGATGGTGGCGTTACCTCTCTCGGGGCTTTTCTTAATCACGCCATCCTCCGGAAGATCAAAGTCTGCAATATAAGGAGAAGACCACGTGAAGAAATTTCCTCCCGGGAAAATCCGAGGATGAGAATGAGCGATCGGAAGGAGGGAAGAAGCAGTCGAGAGGCTAACCCGGAATTCTACTCAAGTGAGGGCAGCCGTCGGTCGCCGGGAAAAAGTTTGGGACCTTTTGTTCCTGAAGGTGTAAAGGACTTCCTGTGAAGGCTACAAAAGATTCAGAAGAAAGATGAAAAGACAGACGAGCGCAAAGCGCAAGCAAGGCAAAGGAAGTTCAGCAAATAATCGTTATGGGCCGGCTGCGGTCCGGTAGGCCCACTTAGCGTCATTTCCGGCCTTTTTTcgcgcgctttcaaccctgcggtttatacggcgatgcggctaatttgtgcattttttttctagtggccgcaagggggcactcgagcagaaaaggtaagactgagaccggtggaatatatgtgccgaggaagtggcttttaccggccatgt
Coding sequences within:
- the LOC133491409 gene encoding gap junction beta-1 protein-like isoform X3 — its product is MPLTPPAEPDPEQKMSWASFYALISGVNRHSTGIGRVWISLLFILRILVLAVAAESAWGDEKSAFACNTQQPGCDSVCYDHFFPVSHVRLWALQLVLVSAPALLVATHVAHRRRAARRLCELSGKSNPKDPEQIRRQKTEITGALWWTYVISLLLRVALEVTFLYVFYAIYPGFKMIRLVKCDSYPCPNTVDCFVSRPTEKTVFTVFMLAASGVCVLLNVAEVVFLVAKARGGHGADATAGAWLQHKLVVGKWS
- the LOC133491409 gene encoding gap junction beta-1 protein-like isoform X4 produces the protein MSWASFYALISGVNRHSTGIGRVWISLLFILRILVLAVAAESAWGDEKSAFACNTQQPGCDSVCYDHFFPVSHVRLWALQLVLVSAPALLVATHVAHRRRAARRLCELSGKSNPKDPEQIRRQKTEITGALWWTYVISLLLRVALEVTFLYVFYAIYPGFKMIRLVKCDSYPCPNTVDCFVSRPTEKTVFTVFMLAASGVCVLLNVAEVVFLVAKARGGHGADATAGAWLQHKLVVGKWS
- the LOC133491409 gene encoding gap junction beta-1 protein-like isoform X1; this translates as MKCSAIRTVPETGWSRANESAFDPEQKMSWASFYALISGVNRHSTGIGRVWISLLFILRILVLAVAAESAWGDEKSAFACNTQQPGCDSVCYDHFFPVSHVRLWALQLVLVSAPALLVATHVAHRRRAARRLCELSGKSNPKDPEQIRRQKTEITGALWWTYVISLLLRVALEVTFLYVFYAIYPGFKMIRLVKCDSYPCPNTVDCFVSRPTEKTVFTVFMLAASGVCVLLNVAEVVFLVAKARGGHGADATAGAWLQHKLVVGKWS
- the LOC133491409 gene encoding gap junction beta-1 protein-like isoform X2, whose translation is MQGNIESWQRNPEQKMSWASFYALISGVNRHSTGIGRVWISLLFILRILVLAVAAESAWGDEKSAFACNTQQPGCDSVCYDHFFPVSHVRLWALQLVLVSAPALLVATHVAHRRRAARRLCELSGKSNPKDPEQIRRQKTEITGALWWTYVISLLLRVALEVTFLYVFYAIYPGFKMIRLVKCDSYPCPNTVDCFVSRPTEKTVFTVFMLAASGVCVLLNVAEVVFLVAKARGGHGADATAGAWLQHKLVVGKWS